ATTATCACGTTCTCGAGTTCACGTACATTCCCAGGCCACTGATACTCCATAAACCTTTCCAACAACGCCGGCGTCATAGTGTAACCATCGCCAAACTTATCAAGGGAATGTGCGGCTAAGAGAGGAATGTCTGACTGTCTTTCGCGCAGCGGAGGTATCTGGACATTTACCACGTTCAGACGATAAAACAGATCGTCCCTGAATTCTCCCTCCTCCATTTTGTGTCTCAGATCGACCTTTGTGGCTGCTACGATCCGCACATCCACAGAAATGGTCTGCTGACCGCCCACCCTCTCAATTTCGCGCTCCTCGATGGCACGCAACAGCTTCACCTGTAGAGGCTTTGGCAAATCGTCAATATCATCGAGAAAAATGGTGCCTCCATCGGCCCGTTCAAATCGGCCGATGCTCCGTTTCGCCGCTCCGGTAAAAGCTCCCTTCTCGTGGCCAAACAGTTCACTCTCAAACAGAGATTCAGGCAGAGCCGAACAGCTTACCTTTATCAGTGGTCCGCCTTTTCTTGCGCTCAGATCGTGGAGTAGATCCGCTATCAATTCTTTGCCTGTTCCGCTCTCACCCTCAAGAAGTACCGTGTGCTCGCCCGGCGCTGACTGATGAATGCGTTCCAGAGATCGCCGGAAGGACGGTGCGTTGCCGATAATCTCATGCTTCTCAGAAAGACGTCCCTTCAGCTCTCTGTTTTCGCTCAATAGCGACTGGTAACTATCCAGTTGAGCCATGCGGTGGAGAAGTTCCTCCTGCGAGAATGGTTTAGTCAGGTAATCGTGTGCCCCCATCTTTAAAGCCTCAACGGCAGATTCAACGGTTGCATAGGCTGTCATAAGAACAACATGCGTCGAGGGCGACCGTTTCTTCACTCGCCTCAGAATTTCAATGCCGTCATAGCCCGGCAGGCGCAAATCGGTGAGGACCACATCAAACACTTCTTTTCCAAGCGCTTCAGCCCCTTTTTTACCGTCACTGCACGGATGGACCGCGTACCCCGCTTTACGCAACGCCTTGTTAAGCGACACTCTCAGAATTTTTTCATCTTCTATTAACAGTATTTTCATTACGATCCCAAAGGCAGCAACACGGTAAATTTAGCACCCTTTGTTCCGTTAGAAGATACATCAATCCGACCCCTAAGTCCGTGGACAATCTCCCTTGTCACATAAAGACCCAGTCCTGTCCCTTCTCCCACCTGCTTTGTGGTGAAAAAAGGCTCAAACAGGTGCAGCATGACGTCTTCTGAGATACCATGACCATCGTCCTCTATCTCCAGGGTGACCATACCATCAGCTTCTCCCGTACGGCACACTATATGGCCATTTTCATCCACTGCATCAAGAGCATTAATAATGAGGTTCATACAAATCTCATCCAAGAGATGGGGATCGCAATAGAGTGCCGGTAGACCGTCTGGATTTTCAAACTTTACATCCGCTTTCTTTGATTGAATAGTGTAGTCCAGGAGCTGGACAGCATTCGTCACCGCATCCGCCAGAGAAGCGTCAGTCGTTACATCGCCTCTTCTACGGGAAAAACCGAGCAGTTTTGTGATGACAGATTCAATTTTCTTCAGTGCTTCATCGATAAGCGTCAGATACTCTTGACGCTCTTTCTCATCACTCGCATCTGAAAGAATATTGGTGATGGCGTGTCTGATGCCTGTGAGCGGGTTATTAATTTCATGAGCAACGCCCGCCGCCAGTCTCCCCACCGAGGCCAGTTTTTCCGCGTGAAAGAGGCTTCGCTCAGAATCGCGCAGTTCCTGACTTGACTGGATGAGTCGCTCTCTCATTTCATTAAATCGGGTGGCAAGTCTTCCGATCTCATCATCCCCTTCAGGAAGATCGATCTGAGACTCTCCAAAGCTGAACTGATCCACGGCAACCATCATCCGATTCAACCTCTTGGTGATCTGTTCAGCCATCAGATTGACAACAGCAAGCGTGATCAAAATGACGGTAAAACCTGCGAAACTTATAAGGATGAGAGCATACCGTACTTCAGTTTGAACCTTGGTGGCGTCGAATCCGAGAACGAGATAACCCCAGACCTTGGATGATATCCCGATGGAGGCGGTTGTCTGCAGTATCCATTCACTTTTCGACCGATAGATATAATCACCCAGTTGAGAAGGAGGCATCCTCTTGAACCATTCTCCCTCCGTGCTGGATGCCAGCGCTGAGCTGCCTGCTGCATCCACGAAAACTGCATAGATAATTGCCTGATCCTGATCCGAGCGAAGAGTTCGCAAGGTGCGGTGGAAATAGTCTTCCGGTGGCGATTTTCCCATTTCACTAGACAGCATGGCATCGGTCAGCGGGATGGCGCCGATGTGGGCAACACTCTGAGCGGACCGCATATGTTTCTCTAGAACGAGCCGTTTCATGCGGCCGAATACAAGCACCATAGTCACGGCAACCACACCGATCAACAATGTACCGAAGAGGAGAGTCAGCCGGGCCTTGAGAGTTTGGGGGAGAGTGAACATCAGCGCGTGCCGCTTCCGATTATATTCCTGATGATGTCGTAATCCTTATTCTGGGCCAACTCAAAACCGTGGGAAAATTCCTCATCCCACGATTCAAGACGCTCTCGCATCCCGGGGTCAGCCGGATCGATGGCAAGCAATGCATCGCTGATTGCCTTCTCTATCTCCCGAGGAGTCTGACTGGATACGACAATGGGAGTAGACGGGATCGGCGGCGATATGTGGAAAACCTTCAACCCCTTCGCGACGTACTGATCAGCCACCACGCTTTTGACTACGCCAGCGTCAAATTCCCCACTGAGCACTCTCTCCGCAACAGTCGTATGATAGGGAACAAATTCATATCGTAACAAATCGTCCGGCATGATAGAAGAATGCGCTGAAAGGTAGTGGGGCATCCACTGCCCCGTTAGAGATTCTTCCGATGGAAACAACAGTCTTTTGCCTCTCAAGTCAGGCAAATCCTCAATGGGACTGTCACTCCGGGTGACAAAGACGATGTGGAAGTAGTCTTTTCCTTTTGCATTAAGCGGTCTTAGCAGAACGTTGAGACCGTACTCTTTCTGTGAGGTGACATAGATGAGGCTTCCGAGGGAGGCAGCACATATTTCTCCGGAGCCTAGTTGTTCAGCCGTTCCGGCGTACGATGTGCTAAGTTTCAGTTCAAAAAGATACGGGGTCTTTTCAGACAGATAGTCCATGATGGGCTGATAACCGAGATATATCTCGCGGGGAGTATACCGCGACACGACCCCAAAGTACTGCACCGGTTTGTCCACAAACCTGCTCTCTCTGACCGGTTCTGCAATCGGAATTGAGATATCCGTGGCCCAGCGAAGAGAAAGCCATATAACCGCGGAGGCGGATGCTAAGGCAACGATGAGCGGGAGTCTGTCACTTCTTTTCATGATGGCTGATAGGTCAATGCAGAATTAATCTCGCGAAAACAGTCAAGTGTAATTTACTCCGCAAATCCAATTTACGCTACCAGTCCTGGTGCAGGGCAAAGACCAGACTGATCCTTAAGTCAAGTCTTGGTGAGACTTTGAGTCCAAACCGGAGGTGAAGAGGAGCATAAGGAATCTGCAGTCAGCGCTGGGAACGGAATACTCCATCTGCAAAAAAACGAGGAAACTCCTCGGCAATCCTCCCTTGCTTCAAATATTCCATTGATATAGATTTGGGAGAGAGCAACTCAGACAGATCGTTCTGTGATAAACAATTTCCTGCATCGATCATGCCGTGATGAAACGAACTTTCGCAAATAAGGTTACCTCGTGCGGCGGGGCCTTTATCTTGCTGATTCTCCTTCTGACGCGCGCTGACGGCACGAGACTTTATGATTTCTCTGTTACCGCAGGAACCGCACTGCCGCTAATGGGGCTGAATGACTGGTACAATCCGACACCTCAACTCGGTATCCAAGCCGTTTTCCCCCGCGATGAATCTCACCAGATTATTGTGGAAGTGCACACTCTAAGATTCGATCACGGTGCCATCGAGGATAGAGAATTCCGCTGGCTTGTTGACTATCAACTATACAAAAGTCCACAGGCCGCGGCGCAGATGATCTGGAACGACTTCATCGTAAAGAACAGGACGCTCTTGCCGGAACGTTCAGTCTCTTTCGGCAAGAAGCGGTGGACCCCTTTCTGGAGTTTCGGCGCAGGTTTCTACAACTATGTCCACCGCGTGAGTGGATTGGTCTATCCCGGCCAGCCGCAGACGCCCCTCGATACAGAGTTCGTGATGAACCCAGTTTCAGAT
The genomic region above belongs to Candidatus Neomarinimicrobiota bacterium and contains:
- a CDS encoding sigma-54 dependent transcriptional regulator; protein product: MKILLIEDEKILRVSLNKALRKAGYAVHPCSDGKKGAEALGKEVFDVVLTDLRLPGYDGIEILRRVKKRSPSTHVVLMTAYATVESAVEALKMGAHDYLTKPFSQEELLHRMAQLDSYQSLLSENRELKGRLSEKHEIIGNAPSFRRSLERIHQSAPGEHTVLLEGESGTGKELIADLLHDLSARKGGPLIKVSCSALPESLFESELFGHEKGAFTGAAKRSIGRFERADGGTIFLDDIDDLPKPLQVKLLRAIEEREIERVGGQQTISVDVRIVAATKVDLRHKMEEGEFRDDLFYRLNVVNVQIPPLRERQSDIPLLAAHSLDKFGDGYTMTPALLERFMEYQWPGNVRELENVIIQMIALAQEKTLEASLLPSHFHKPETALIDADASSLTEATTALEKSMILEALEKCKWRQKDAAEMLKVPRTTLRSKMQRYGLTG
- a CDS encoding ATP-binding protein; the encoded protein is MFTLPQTLKARLTLLFGTLLIGVVAVTMVLVFGRMKRLVLEKHMRSAQSVAHIGAIPLTDAMLSSEMGKSPPEDYFHRTLRTLRSDQDQAIIYAVFVDAAGSSALASSTEGEWFKRMPPSQLGDYIYRSKSEWILQTTASIGISSKVWGYLVLGFDATKVQTEVRYALILISFAGFTVILITLAVVNLMAEQITKRLNRMMVAVDQFSFGESQIDLPEGDDEIGRLATRFNEMRERLIQSSQELRDSERSLFHAEKLASVGRLAAGVAHEINNPLTGIRHAITNILSDASDEKERQEYLTLIDEALKKIESVITKLLGFSRRRGDVTTDASLADAVTNAVQLLDYTIQSKKADVKFENPDGLPALYCDPHLLDEICMNLIINALDAVDENGHIVCRTGEADGMVTLEIEDDGHGISEDVMLHLFEPFFTTKQVGEGTGLGLYVTREIVHGLRGRIDVSSNGTKGAKFTVLLPLGS
- a CDS encoding PhnD/SsuA/transferrin family substrate-binding protein, which gives rise to MKRSDRLPLIVALASASAVIWLSLRWATDISIPIAEPVRESRFVDKPVQYFGVVSRYTPREIYLGYQPIMDYLSEKTPYLFELKLSTSYAGTAEQLGSGEICAASLGSLIYVTSQKEYGLNVLLRPLNAKGKDYFHIVFVTRSDSPIEDLPDLRGKRLLFPSEESLTGQWMPHYLSAHSSIMPDDLLRYEFVPYHTTVAERVLSGEFDAGVVKSVVADQYVAKGLKVFHISPPIPSTPIVVSSQTPREIEKAISDALLAIDPADPGMRERLESWDEEFSHGFELAQNKDYDIIRNIIGSGTR